Below is a genomic region from Erigeron canadensis isolate Cc75 chromosome 7, C_canadensis_v1, whole genome shotgun sequence.
TTGCTCATCCATATTTTCTCTTCAAAGTCCATAAATTCTCCAAAAAGCAAATAATTGGTTAACTGAAAATAGTCTAACCAAATTTCAGTTTATGTTTACACAATTGCCGAACCAATATTTTCGACGATTAAAGTTTGACTGATTAATGTTAACCATTGACGACTATCTATAAATTatctaaaatgaaaaatgattcccacacaattttctttgtcatataaacaaacaatatatgatttaataaaagttttatacaaaaatcatcattttctcTAGAAACTAAAGTTTGATATCAAGAAGTAAAGTATGAAAGTATCCATGTCCATAAGGGTGGGGGGAGggcttccccactcctcccctcccctccctgatttttcttctcctcctctCCTCTCCCCGAAACCTAAGAGCACTTCACCACCTCTCTCCTCCCctcccttttctatttaatttaatttctatttatttttaaaagtaaaacattttatttaataaattaaaactaatacaaatattaaatataaaacaaacaacaaaataaaacatcaaagtacaatattaaacgaaacgacaacacaatacataaataaactagcgatcgatgcccgggatgaatgtgcgatgaatatggtcaatgagatccatctTAAGATCCTCGTGAACGTTTGGGTTCTGTATCTCAAACAGTCGTTCATCCGATGGCTGTGGCGCAACAGGGGGATCTGGAATGTAATCAGGACTTATAACGTGGTCCtcgtcttttaaaatcatgttgtgaAGAATACAACACACATACATAATCTTACGGATGGGGgtttcttccatttgtcttgccggttctctaagtattttccattttttttataataccaaaAGCTCGCTCCACATCCTTCCTTGCAGCCTCCTGTGCCTTAGCAAATCAAATCCTTTTCTCACCGGTTGGATGGGAAATCGTTTTCACAAACATCGCATATCTTGGGTAGATCCCATCCACGAGAAAATACGGGTACTGATATTCGGTTCCATTTACAGTGAATGGAACCAACGGTGCTGTGCCGTcttcaaaaggattgaacaaaggagattggttcaacacattaatgtcATTGTTTGAACCGGCAACACCAAAGTATGCGTGCCAAATCCAACAATCCTGTGATGCAACTGCTTCAAGCGATATCGTCGGCCCGTGATGATCACCTCGCGTGTACTGGCCACGCCAAGCTACTGGACAATTATCCCAACCccagtgtgtacaatcaagactccctATAAACACATTTATTAGACCGAAAATATTAAGTAagctacgtaatatatatatatatatatatatatacattattaactaaactacgtaaaatatatatatatacattattaactaaactacgtaaaatatatatatatacattattaactaaactacgtaatatatatatatatatatatatatacattattaactaaactacgtaaaatatatatacatatatacattaagtaaatatatattaagtaaagataTACCTAACATGGCGGGGAAACCATGATAAAAcgcatgatgatcaagaatgcGTTGCGTATCAGTACGCGTTGGCCTACGCAAATATTCATGCCGATACAACTTAATGACTCCATCACAAAAAGCATTAAGGGTGTCATGTGACGATCTTTCTGACATATTTAGGTAATCATCTAAACTGTCGGGATTACTACCGTATCCTAACTGGTGAACTGCAGATGTGCATCTCTGTAAAGCCGAAAACCCCCATTTACCACGAGCGTCGATCTTCctttgaaaaaaactaaaattgttttccaaatctgAAGCTATCTTCACAAACAACCGTCTACTCATACGAAACCTTTgtctaaaaaaagtctcattaaattTCGGTTCCTCGGCAAAATAATCTCGAAAAAGACGGTTGTGAGACTCACTGCGATCGTCGCGTCTTGTATACGTTCTTGAAGAGGAGGCAGTATCACGGACATCTTGTTGAATCGCATAATGCGCCATTGTGAATAGATTAATATACTGTTCCATCTCGTCGGATGAACTCAAATCCGATTGGAAATTTGGGGGTGTTGGGCCGTGATTATCAAGAAATAAAGGATTGTTGAAAAAAGGGTTCATGATTccgaaaatatagatatatgtgtgtgttatttgtgtgtgtgatttgtgtgttgaaagaagaaaaaaaaaagaaacaaaagtgcAGAATGGAGAAacaaggaagaaagaaagaagaaggaaaaaagaagaaagagagagagagacgttGCAAACGTGGGcccctctttttttcttttttttttaacggtcaACTTTTTCGGCACCCAAACCGGCACCACTTAGCCCAGTCCTCTCCccacccaaccggtaccggAGGGTCGGGACGGTGTGCCATCCGGTACCAGCCCAGTACCTGTCCGGTATCTCAATCACTCCGTCTACCATAAGAAAAAGTAGTTTCTCACAAACATAAAAATTACAtttcataaaactaaaaaaaaaaaaaaacttgattcaATATTGTCTCACTCTCACTCAATCTTTTCTCTTCACACTGtccatcaaaaacaaaaaaataataaaaaaacggAAAAAAATAACTCATCGAAAACGTAAACTTacttttattcattcattctctcacattaaacactttcttcacacacacacacacacacttcacACTCTTTTCTTGTTGTATGTTGCTAACATGCACCACGCTCTCTTCTTATCATACACCCCCAACACACCATAACAAAATTTCTTAAAACAACTTTCTGTTATGAATTTAACATTTTATCACGCGCCACCAAATTAAATACAGTAACAACTTACCAACACTCTTTTCTGTTATGAATCCAGCAACTGATATACAACAACCTCACGCGCCGCCCCAAGTTTTACAACCACCGCGTTCTTCCTTCAGTTGTGACCGTCATTCTGTCGAAAACTTGACCGGATTCTGTCCTTCATGTCTCTGCGAACGTCTCACTACTCTCGATCAATCCGCCGCCGCCACGTCATCTTCCCGGCGTAActctacttcttcttcttccgcCGCTGCCGCATTGAAGTCGCTTTTCCGAGCTCCGGCATCCTCCTCGTTCTTGCCGGAGCTCCGGCGGTCGAAATCGTTCTCGGCGACGAAGAATGACGGACTAGGTTTTCCAGCCGGTGGTTTTGAACCGCAGCGGAAGTCGTGTGACGTCAGAGGTCGGAACACTCTGTGGTCGTTATTTTCAATTCACGATGAAAGTAGTAACAATATCAATGttagtaataataacaataaacaaAACGGCGTCGTTTTGGAAACGAACAGAGAGGAATCAGAAGAAGAGGATGAAATTCATGAAAACGACGTCGTCTTGGAGGAAGAAACGAATGTTAACGGAATTGTGGAAGAAACGGTTCAAAATGAAGTAACGGCGTTAAGTGATTTAACGGAGGAAGTAACGGAGTTAACGGAGTCTATTTTGAAGCCAATGAAGGATCATATAGATCTAGATACACAGTCAAAAAAGTCAACACGGTCAAACTTTTGGTCAGCAGCGTCGGTTTTAAGTAAAAAATGGCAAAAATGGAGAAGAAAACAGAAAAAGCATGaatatgatgataatgatggCGTCACTCGAAACGGTGTCGTTTTGTCATCATCACGT
It encodes:
- the LOC122609513 gene encoding uncharacterized protein LOC122609513, producing the protein MAHYAIQQDVRDTASSSRTYTRRDDRSESHNRLFRDYFAEEPKFNETFFRQRFRMSRRLFVKIASDLENNFSFFQRKIDARGKWGFSALQRCTSAVHQLGYGSNPDSLDDYLNMSERSSHDTLNAFCDGVIKLYRHEYLRRPTRTDTQRILDHHAFYHGFPAMLGSLDCTHWGWDNCPVAWRGQYTRGDHHGPTISLEAVASQDCWIWHAYFGVAGSNNDINVLNQSPLFNPFEDGTAPLVPFTVNGTEYQYPYFLVDGIYPRYAMFVKTISHPTGEKRI